One region of Desertifilum tharense IPPAS B-1220 genomic DNA includes:
- a CDS encoding TonB-dependent receptor domain-containing protein → MNNQQHLVLTLAFTSALVAAPAWSQTTEEPTPAQPSSEMQVEPEPPIYLKDVELPLTSIEAWSTQWAQAIAQITNIQLNPTAQGVEMVLETLNLPLASPIVSVVDNTLIIEIPDAALALPGGSEFRAERPAPGIVAIEATPSTGNGVQIRLIGETSAPTVQVTGRDRSLTFSISSAPSSAEIEEIEVVVTAGRTAQAVQDVPRSITIINRQQIETQTNVTRDMRQILGKLVPGFGPPTNEANPRSIVQSLRGRSAAILIDGVPLTSNYGLDRELRTIDPDIIERIEIVRGPTAIYGGQATGGVINIITRRPTGRSLEVNLDANLGVSLTHPRDSFSNDFGVGVSGTEGIFDYLLSVRREDRGAIFDAQGDRIPDTGGGSLIDSETYSILAKAGFNFDEQQRLQLTFNFYDGRQDTRFISDPSIRQIPGIQKARPLAVNPTIRGTDRAGDRRLVANLNYSHEDILGSRLQAQAYYRDYTSIVGAEDFRGGFFDAIVRQRAGGDKWGGQLQIETPLPFLNDRTNLVWGVDYVRENNKAPFEVFDPVSFDRDNTLRKLEERTFVPLHILNQLGLFAQLQWEISDNFLLNGGVRHERIGVEVEDYTTFFGRPIQGGNLNFNATVFNIGSVYKLDEAVSLFASFSQGFSVPAFGGILRNPPAEFTSVRQNLRLTEAVKVNNYELGIRGQWQGGQATLSGFYNTSDLGEDYAFTGGVSRLVRAPERFYGIEASVDTRLNNSWQVGTTVSWVEGENKEEESGDYLPISTFSIQPLKWTFYVENQTTRRWSNRLQFLFVGGRDRAFKAGVDNAEINPYFVVDYLSNIQIGSGTLQIGIQNLLNSQYFPVHSQVVGGFNETFNAAARGITFTVGYQIRF, encoded by the coding sequence ATGAACAATCAACAGCATCTCGTGCTTACCCTAGCATTTACCTCCGCGCTGGTGGCGGCTCCCGCCTGGAGCCAAACCACCGAGGAGCCAACCCCCGCGCAGCCGTCGAGCGAGATGCAGGTTGAACCGGAGCCGCCTATTTATCTAAAAGATGTCGAGCTACCCCTAACCAGCATTGAAGCCTGGTCAACGCAATGGGCGCAAGCGATCGCCCAAATTACCAATATTCAACTGAATCCCACAGCGCAGGGGGTAGAGATGGTTCTAGAAACCCTAAACCTCCCCCTCGCCTCGCCGATCGTTTCCGTGGTAGACAATACACTAATCATTGAGATTCCCGATGCAGCGCTAGCGCTTCCGGGCGGATCGGAATTTCGCGCCGAACGTCCTGCACCTGGAATTGTGGCAATTGAAGCGACCCCATCAACCGGGAACGGAGTACAAATCCGCCTGATCGGAGAAACCAGCGCTCCTACAGTGCAAGTGACGGGTCGCGATCGCAGTTTGACCTTCAGCATTAGCAGCGCCCCTTCATCGGCTGAAATCGAAGAAATTGAAGTCGTTGTCACTGCCGGACGAACCGCCCAAGCCGTCCAAGATGTTCCCCGATCGATCACCATTATCAACCGCCAGCAAATTGAGACTCAGACCAACGTTACGCGAGATATGCGGCAGATTCTGGGCAAACTCGTTCCTGGCTTTGGGCCACCCACGAACGAAGCCAACCCGCGATCGATCGTTCAAAGCCTGCGAGGGCGTAGCGCTGCGATCTTAATTGATGGCGTTCCCTTAACGTCCAACTACGGACTCGATCGCGAATTGAGAACTATCGATCCCGATATCATCGAACGGATTGAAATCGTGCGCGGGCCAACCGCTATCTATGGAGGTCAAGCAACGGGAGGCGTCATCAATATTATTACCCGGCGTCCCACCGGGCGATCGCTAGAAGTCAACCTAGACGCAAACTTAGGTGTATCTCTGACCCATCCTCGCGATAGCTTTAGCAATGACTTTGGCGTTGGTGTTTCTGGAACCGAAGGCATTTTTGACTACCTGCTATCCGTTCGTCGAGAAGATCGGGGCGCGATTTTTGATGCTCAAGGCGATCGCATTCCCGACACGGGGGGAGGTAGCTTAATTGATTCTGAAACCTATAGCATCTTAGCCAAAGCCGGATTCAACTTTGACGAGCAACAACGCCTGCAACTCACGTTTAACTTTTACGACGGACGACAGGATACCCGATTTATTTCTGACCCCAGCATTCGCCAGATTCCAGGAATTCAAAAAGCTAGACCCCTCGCCGTTAACCCGACTATTCGAGGAACCGATCGCGCTGGCGATCGCCGTCTCGTTGCCAACCTCAACTATAGCCATGAAGACATTTTAGGAAGCCGTTTGCAAGCTCAAGCTTACTATCGGGACTACACCTCTATTGTCGGTGCCGAAGACTTTCGAGGCGGCTTCTTTGACGCGATCGTTCGCCAACGCGCTGGCGGCGATAAATGGGGAGGACAATTACAAATAGAGACCCCGCTACCCTTTTTGAACGATCGGACAAACTTAGTTTGGGGGGTCGATTACGTCCGCGAGAATAACAAAGCCCCCTTTGAAGTCTTCGATCCAGTCAGCTTCGATCGAGACAATACCCTCCGCAAGCTCGAAGAACGGACTTTTGTTCCCCTGCATATCCTCAATCAACTGGGGTTATTTGCTCAACTCCAATGGGAGATTAGCGATAATTTCTTACTCAATGGTGGAGTTCGTCACGAACGCATCGGTGTAGAAGTCGAAGATTACACCACCTTTTTTGGCAGACCGATTCAAGGGGGCAACCTCAACTTTAACGCCACCGTGTTTAATATCGGCAGTGTTTACAAGCTTGACGAAGCTGTCAGTTTATTTGCAAGCTTCTCTCAAGGCTTTTCTGTTCCCGCCTTTGGGGGGATTCTCCGCAATCCTCCAGCAGAATTTACAAGCGTTAGACAAAATCTTCGCCTCACCGAAGCCGTTAAAGTCAACAACTACGAATTGGGAATTCGCGGCCAATGGCAGGGCGGACAGGCCACCTTATCCGGCTTTTATAATACTTCTGACCTCGGCGAAGATTATGCTTTTACGGGGGGTGTTTCGCGCCTAGTCCGCGCCCCAGAGCGATTCTATGGGATTGAAGCCAGCGTAGACACGCGCTTAAATAATTCCTGGCAAGTGGGAACGACTGTCAGTTGGGTAGAAGGAGAAAATAAAGAGGAAGAAAGCGGTGATTATCTGCCCATTTCCACCTTTTCAATTCAACCCCTAAAATGGACATTCTACGTGGAAAATCAAACGACGCGCCGTTGGAGCAATCGCTTGCAATTCTTGTTTGTGGGCGGGCGCGATCGCGCTTTTAAAGCGGGCGTCGATAATGCCGAAATAAACCCTTACTTTGTTGTGGACTATCTCAGCAATATTCAAATTGGCTCAGGAACTTTGCAAATTGGCATTCAAAATCTCCTAAACAGCCAATACTTCCCGGTTCACTCGCAAGTTGTGGGCGGATTCAACGAGACTTTTAATGCTGCGGCGAGGGGAATAACATTCACGGTGGGTTATCAAATCAGATTTTAA
- a CDS encoding ABC transporter substrate-binding protein codes for MLNLFYRCSTLLLLLSITACSLPSQPPPRNLSNTNPSIRVTDASGTEIALVDSPQKIVCLHLSCIDTLAELDFPPIGVHNGLLSLANSQVYFSNPKHEFVPLAGHAEVSLEQLLQLKPDLIMGVLGLEYQRQRFQPIAPLYVLQVESYQDALENLKAVGALIGRTERAEIAAQAFLDKLNTYKAKAPKNRTVLLTNGTTGRFFIATDRSLVGSALAELVQYPWELSDRIPSAINWAQFSQEEILKIDPDVIFILVANPQPNRLEELRKHSFWQGLKAVRNGEVYELSDDLAGGLSSGTRSLSALLDAMMPKVYPDVFGESAPD; via the coding sequence ATGCTTAACCTCTTCTACCGTTGTTCAACTCTGCTTTTACTTCTTTCAATTACCGCTTGCAGTTTGCCCAGTCAGCCACCGCCTAGAAATCTCAGCAATACCAATCCGTCTATCAGAGTTACGGATGCTTCGGGAACTGAAATTGCCTTAGTTGATTCTCCCCAAAAAATTGTTTGCTTGCATTTAAGTTGCATTGATACCTTAGCCGAACTGGACTTTCCTCCAATTGGCGTTCATAACGGTCTGCTATCGTTAGCCAATAGTCAGGTTTATTTTAGCAACCCAAAGCATGAGTTTGTCCCCCTTGCCGGACATGCTGAAGTGAGCCTAGAACAGCTTTTACAACTTAAACCCGACTTAATTATGGGGGTTCTGGGACTGGAATATCAACGGCAGCGATTCCAGCCTATTGCGCCGCTATATGTTCTCCAAGTAGAAAGCTATCAAGATGCTCTAGAAAACTTAAAAGCAGTTGGAGCATTAATTGGCAGAACAGAACGAGCAGAAATCGCTGCTCAAGCCTTTCTGGATAAACTGAATACTTATAAAGCTAAAGCGCCAAAAAACCGAACCGTCTTGCTAACCAATGGAACGACGGGGAGATTTTTTATTGCCACAGATCGATCCTTAGTTGGCTCCGCCCTAGCTGAGTTGGTTCAGTACCCCTGGGAGCTTTCCGATCGAATACCGAGCGCGATTAATTGGGCGCAGTTTTCCCAGGAAGAAATTCTTAAAATTGACCCGGATGTGATTTTTATTTTAGTGGCAAACCCCCAGCCTAATCGTTTAGAAGAATTACGAAAACATAGCTTTTGGCAAGGACTAAAAGCGGTCAGAAATGGGGAAGTTTACGAGTTGAGCGATGATTTAGCTGGGGGGTTATCATCGGGAACGCGATCGCTCTCTGCATTGCTCGATGCGATGATGCCGAAGGTCTATCCCGATGTGTTCGGTGAGTCTGCGCCCGATTGA
- a CDS encoding inositol monophosphatase family protein, with the protein MKQFWHHVLEFAEETTAHVAVKLLQDFGQVQAEEKSDRSLVTQSDKWADKAIRDAINSTFPDHGILSEETSHIFPDTEWCWVIDPIDGTTNFTRGVPLWGISLALLYQGMPVFGYVYLPPVEQGFHAFYGKALDMKAPDAEAYLNQRVLKPTPDEPSGNHFFNLCSRSTEVIVRSPDFPCKFRMLGAATYNLLTVAAGIAIGAVEATPKIWDIAAVWAIIQASGASWVPLNGETIFPLKPGENYEAKTYPTLAVSRAELIEVFQPLVEFIAQP; encoded by the coding sequence ATGAAACAATTTTGGCATCATGTTTTAGAGTTTGCAGAAGAAACTACAGCCCATGTTGCGGTGAAACTTCTGCAAGATTTTGGTCAAGTGCAAGCCGAAGAGAAAAGCGATCGCTCTTTGGTGACACAATCGGATAAATGGGCCGATAAAGCCATCCGAGACGCCATTAACTCCACCTTTCCAGATCATGGCATTTTAAGCGAAGAAACTAGCCATATTTTCCCCGATACGGAGTGGTGTTGGGTAATTGACCCCATTGATGGGACAACGAACTTTACGCGGGGGGTGCCGTTGTGGGGAATTTCCTTGGCGCTACTCTACCAGGGAATGCCAGTTTTCGGGTATGTTTACTTGCCCCCAGTCGAACAAGGGTTTCATGCCTTTTATGGTAAAGCCCTAGACATGAAAGCGCCCGATGCTGAAGCCTATCTCAATCAGCGGGTACTGAAACCCACTCCAGATGAACCGAGTGGCAATCACTTTTTTAATCTTTGTTCCCGCAGTACCGAAGTGATTGTGCGATCGCCTGATTTTCCCTGCAAGTTTAGGATGTTAGGAGCGGCAACCTATAACCTATTAACCGTCGCCGCAGGCATTGCCATTGGCGCTGTAGAAGCCACGCCCAAAATTTGGGACATTGCGGCAGTTTGGGCAATTATTCAAGCGTCTGGAGCCTCCTGGGTGCCGCTCAATGGCGAAACAATTTTTCCCCTTAAGCCTGGAGAAAACTACGAAGCGAAAACCTATCCAACCCTGGCTGTCAGTCGTGCAGAACTGATTGAGGTGTTTCAACCTTTAGTTGAATTTATCGCCCAACCTTAG
- a CDS encoding BCD family MFS transporter — MATGDFSPSQPTNSATRRTLPNVNLGTMFRLGLFQMGLGLLSLLTLGILNRVMIGELAIPGTITAGTIAMYQFVSPARIWFGQMSDSKPIRGYHRTGYIWLGLASMCIALFLAVQVVWRLNASLDANGWTAVTMGWVGLLALMFAVYGLCISSASTPFAALLVDVSEEENRSQLVGIVWSMLMVGIVVGAITGERILAGLTPETLQAEITRLFVLFPLSVLVLGIIGTLGIEKKYSRYATRSSLINREDKITLRTAYKVLTASPQTGIFFTFLVIMTIGLFMQQPILEPYAGDVFGMSIAESAGLNKYWGMGILIGMAITGFAVVPRIGKKPSTRLGCLLTAGCFALIILAGLTQTPTLLKSAVFLFGLSSGVLTNSAISLMLDLTAAETAGTFIGAWGLAQAMAQAIATVSGGTIYDIGRWAFNNPMFAYGLVFAIEGLGLVAAVFLLERVNVKEFQTTAQAAILAAMESDIDG; from the coding sequence ATGGCAACTGGCGATTTTTCTCCTTCTCAACCCACAAATTCAGCCACCCGCCGCACCCTACCCAACGTCAACCTCGGAACCATGTTCCGCTTGGGACTATTCCAAATGGGTTTAGGGTTGCTATCCTTACTGACTTTGGGAATTCTCAACCGCGTCATGATTGGCGAACTTGCCATTCCAGGGACGATTACGGCGGGTACCATTGCCATGTATCAGTTTGTCTCGCCCGCCCGCATCTGGTTTGGACAAATGTCCGACTCCAAACCCATTCGCGGCTATCATCGCACGGGCTATATTTGGCTGGGTTTAGCAAGCATGTGTATTGCTCTATTTCTAGCAGTCCAAGTGGTTTGGCGGCTTAACGCCAGCTTAGACGCCAATGGCTGGACAGCAGTCACAATGGGATGGGTAGGCTTATTAGCGCTGATGTTTGCCGTTTATGGTTTGTGCATCAGTTCCGCTTCCACCCCCTTCGCCGCCTTGTTAGTGGATGTCTCCGAAGAAGAGAACCGCTCCCAACTGGTAGGCATTGTCTGGTCTATGCTGATGGTAGGTATTGTCGTTGGGGCGATTACGGGCGAGCGAATTTTAGCAGGTTTAACTCCAGAAACCCTACAAGCCGAGATTACTCGCCTGTTTGTCTTATTTCCCCTCAGCGTTCTAGTTTTAGGGATTATTGGCACCCTAGGCATCGAAAAGAAATATTCGCGCTACGCTACTCGCTCTAGCCTGATTAACCGGGAAGATAAAATTACCCTCCGCACGGCTTATAAAGTTTTAACCGCTTCTCCCCAAACCGGAATTTTCTTTACCTTCCTCGTCATCATGACCATTGGCTTATTCATGCAGCAACCCATCCTCGAACCCTACGCCGGGGATGTGTTTGGGATGAGTATTGCTGAGAGTGCGGGTTTAAACAAGTATTGGGGGATGGGGATTTTAATTGGGATGGCGATAACCGGGTTTGCTGTCGTTCCCCGCATTGGCAAAAAACCGAGTACCCGTTTAGGTTGCTTGCTGACAGCCGGATGTTTTGCGCTGATTATTTTAGCCGGGTTAACCCAAACGCCGACTTTACTCAAAAGTGCAGTCTTCCTGTTTGGCTTATCCTCTGGCGTTCTCACCAACTCCGCCATCAGCCTCATGCTCGATTTAACCGCCGCCGAAACCGCCGGAACCTTTATTGGTGCGTGGGGTTTAGCGCAAGCAATGGCACAGGCGATCGCCACCGTCTCTGGCGGTACAATTTATGATATCGGTCGTTGGGCGTTCAATAATCCTATGTTTGCCTACGGTCTGGTGTTTGCGATTGAAGGGTTAGGGTTAGTTGCCGCCGTCTTTTTGCTCGAACGCGTTAATGTTAAAGAGTTCCAAACCACGGCACAAGCAGCTATCCTGGCTGCAATGGAAAGCGATATTGACGGCTAA
- a CDS encoding aldo/keto reductase: protein MQTVTLGKNGPTLTRLGIGTWAWGDKLFWSYGSDYDAQQVKTAFEATLNSGISFFDTAEIYGFGESESLLGQFMKETGRQAQIATKYMPVPWRFGASAVSEALSASLKRLQVERVELYQVHQPFAFFMGQETLMNALADEVKRGRIGAIGVSNYSASQMQQAYDILAKRGIPLAVNQVKYSLLSRQIEVNGIYAKAQELGITILAYSPLAQGLLTGKYDPETTPTGARKLDPRFGRDGLRKIAPVVTLLKRLADQHKKTPAQVALNWLVAQGVVPIPGAKNAQQAQQNAEALGWSLNPEDVADLEKVSRPWLE from the coding sequence CTGCAAACGGTGACGTTAGGCAAAAACGGCCCTACCCTCACTCGCCTAGGGATTGGGACTTGGGCTTGGGGAGATAAGCTTTTTTGGAGCTATGGCAGCGATTACGATGCCCAGCAAGTCAAAACCGCGTTTGAAGCAACCTTAAATAGCGGAATTAGCTTCTTTGACACCGCAGAAATCTACGGTTTTGGCGAATCTGAATCGCTTCTCGGTCAGTTTATGAAAGAAACGGGTCGCCAAGCCCAAATTGCTACAAAATATATGCCCGTCCCTTGGCGCTTCGGTGCCTCCGCCGTCTCAGAAGCGCTCAGTGCTAGCTTAAAACGCCTGCAAGTTGAGCGGGTAGAACTCTACCAAGTGCATCAACCGTTCGCCTTCTTCATGGGTCAAGAAACCTTAATGAATGCCTTAGCCGATGAGGTGAAACGCGGCAGAATTGGCGCAATTGGTGTCAGTAACTATTCCGCTAGCCAAATGCAACAAGCCTACGACATTCTGGCAAAGCGAGGTATCCCCTTAGCCGTGAATCAGGTGAAATACTCCCTGCTCTCGCGCCAAATTGAAGTCAACGGCATCTACGCCAAAGCCCAGGAGCTAGGAATTACGATTTTAGCTTACAGCCCCCTAGCCCAAGGATTGCTCACTGGAAAATACGACCCAGAGACAACCCCCACAGGTGCCAGAAAACTCGATCCGCGTTTTGGTCGCGATGGGTTGCGAAAAATTGCCCCCGTTGTCACCCTCCTCAAGCGTTTGGCCGACCAACACAAAAAGACCCCGGCTCAAGTTGCTCTCAACTGGCTAGTCGCGCAAGGAGTGGTTCCCATTCCAGGAGCCAAAAATGCCCAACAAGCGCAACAGAACGCCGAAGCATTAGGTTGGAGTTTGAACCCAGAAGATGTTGCAGATTTAGAAAAAGTCAGCCGTCCCTGGTTGGAGTAA